From the Acidobacteriota bacterium genome, the window CAATGGCTGGATTGTGGATGGCGGGATTGCCTTCGATGCGGGCGACATCGGCGCGCGCGGCCAGCGCTTCGGCCACAGCGCGCGTGCCCGTCACCAGCACGGCGTTGACCAGATAGAACGTTTGATGTGACAAGCCATTGGCGCGCAACCACGCGAGCAGCGGCGCTTGTGTGCGTTGGGCATGCTCGCGCAAACGCGTGGCGACGGCTTTGGCGCGCGTGTCGCGGTCGAGCACGGTGGATAATTCTGACAGGTCGGCTTGATCGGCAAGCAAGACGAAAAACTCGGCAGTTTGGCTGTTGTCAGTGTTTGCCAGCACCCAGGGCGTGAGTTTGCTTTGCGCTGGGGTTATTGCTGGCGACGGGCTCGCCTTGGTGCGCCGGGCAGAAATCAACATTGCCGCCAGCAACACGCCAACCAGTACAGGCAGCGTCCAAAACAACTGGCGCGCCTTTAGGCAATGAATAATGGCGCGAAAGTGAAAGCTGGAATTGGTCTTCATTGGTTTACTCTCCGTAGTTTGGACACACTATGCCCCGGCGCAGCAGCAATGCGGGCTGTCGCGCGAGAAAATTCCGTGACAGATCACTTCTTGTTAGCTTGATTCAAGCATTGTTCCGCTGGCTTCGGAAGGTAAAAACAGTATAGCTATAAGCCCATTTTGACTATCGTCGGCTTGGTCTGAAAGCCGGTCAAAATGGGTGGTTGTCAACTGGGCCTCCCGTTTCCGTTTCCTTGTTGACAGAAACTTTGAGTTTCCCAGCTATGCAGAAAGATGGGCAAGAAAAATTTTTAACCAACCAACGTCCGATCCATATTCCCTCACGTTTTGCCGCCAAAACTCTATAAATTTTTCGTGATCATCTTTCCACTGAGGATACTTTCTCTGAAAGTGTTCCCAAAACGAGAAACGAGAGACAAGTAGCGCATGATCTTCGTGAGAAACTAAAATCCCCCATTCCCCATTAAGCGAGTAAAGCGCATTTTCTACGCTCAGAGGCAGATTTAAGTACTCATCAAATGTTAGACCTTTGCACACCCAGTGCTGCCCCGTTACAAAAGGATCGGGTTGATATTCTACCTCTGAGATCAAAAAGCTTTCCTCACCGCAAGCTAATGAGGCCTCAACTACTGCTTGAAACTGATTTTCTGCAAGATGATAACCATAAGTCGGATATAGAATTATTCGATGAGGCATATCGAGATTGCCAGAAGGTTCAAAAGGATTCCGCGAGCAAAAGGAGGCATAGAAAGCTTCCCTCATTTTTGCGATATCAGTAGCCTTTGTCAGCATATATCTCCCTTATCAAACTACGACTATGGAATGGCTATTTAGGAACAAATTTGATCTTTGCCCAGTCTCCCATACCGTGAACGTCTACTGTAGGGGGACCAGATTGTGAAGTGGCTCTGAATGTAAGAGTTCCAGGACCAGTGTAAGGTTTTGCAGTAAACACACCGGGTGCCACTTGAGTGGCGGTGTTCGCACCACGAAGTTCATCAAACAACACTTTCGCGTCTTTCACATCACCGACAATCTCAACAACCGCTTTCCCGGCTCCTGGGCGGACAAGAAAGTTCAACTTGGTTAATACTTTTGCAATCAAAGTGCCTGGTAAAGGCAAGAAAGTGACCGCCAATTGTCCTTCCTTGCTGTTCCAAAACTCCCTAAAACCACTGACGATTGGGATCATCTGCGGAGGTTCTACGGCTTGAGTACTCGGCCAAGTGCGCTGGCTATCTCGTGGGAAGTGACAATCACACTGATCCTTCTTATCTTTTCCGACTCGCGCCACAAATTCGCTACCACTCTCCCAAACCTTCCCTTTTGCATTCCAATACAGATCGCCATTTTTTTCTCCGTCACGTACCCCACGACAGTTACCGTTCGCATCGCATTCGTACCGCCCTGTTGGGTCAGTAAATGCAAGTGGGTTATTGCGAACATAAGAGTACAGATTCCAACTTTGCGGATCGGCAACATCCTGATCAGCCAAAGGAATATCAGGACTTGTAAATCGTCCTTGCACATTAGCGTAATAACGCGCCTGCGCATAATCCAGCCCGGTTTCGTTGTCTCGCTCATACGACCCAAACTTCTGCCGCACCCCATCCGCCACATACCCATTGTTCGCTAACCGATACGGCGTCTGCAATGCCACCAACTCTTCTCCGAACGGCAAATAATCGTGCCGACGCACATCCGCCAGCGTTCCCGCCAGCCCCACGATCATGCGCGGCGTCCCCAGATGATCCGTCACCAGCCAGCGCACGTCCGCGTTGTTCGTCCCCGGCGCATTCCCCGTCAACGTCACGTTGTCCAGCAACACTGTCGTCGTGCTTTCCTTCTCGTTGCGCGCCACAAAGCGCACCGTCCCGCTGCCGGTGGGCGGCACGGTGAAGGCTGGCGTCGTCAGACTGACATAACTGGCCGCCGAGACTTCGTA encodes:
- a CDS encoding RHS repeat-associated core domain-containing protein is translated as MNPANAEWTFTGAAGISGNGSTVNAGNSAAPEGGQAAFLQGGSESFIEQKINGFDATRSYQLSFQAAQGWADRRSAPPTTAQFEVFFDNLSLGVYEVSAASYVSLTTPAFTVPPTGSGTVRFVARNEKESTTTVLLDNVTLTGNAPGTNNADVRWLVTDHLGTPRMIVGLAGTLADVRRHDYLPFGEELVALQTPYRLANNGYVADGVRQKFGSYERDNETGLDYAQARYYANVQGRFTSPDIPLADQDVADPQSWNLYSYVRNNPLAFTDPTGRYECDANGNCRGVRDGEKNGDLYWNAKGKVWESGSEFVARVGKDKKDQCDCHFPRDSQRTWPSTQAVEPPQMIPIVSGFREFWNSKEGQLAVTFLPLPGTLIAKVLTKLNFLVRPGAGKAVVEIVGDVKDAKVLFDELRGANTATQVAPGVFTAKPYTGPGTLTFRATSQSGPPTVDVHGMGDWAKIKFVPK